Part of the Streptomyces antimycoticus genome, TGCGCCGCCTGTGCCGGGCACCACCTCGAAGGAGCCGCTCACCGGCTTCCACATTCGGGTGACCGCCACCACGTTCGGGGCGAATTTCTCCGACGGCTACGCCCTCGGCGTCATCGGCGCGGTGCTGCCCGCGCTCGGCACCGATATGCACCTGTCCGGCGTCTGGCAGGGCCTGCTCGGCGCCTCCGCCCTGATCGGCCTGTTCTTCGGCAGCATCCTGCTGGGGCGGGTGGCCGACGTCATCGGGCGCCAGAAGCTGTACCTCTACAACTTCGTCCTGATCGCGGTGGCCTCCGCCGCCCAGTTCTGGGCGCACAGCCCGCTGGTCCTCTTCCTGCTCCGGCTGGCGATCGGCTTCGGTCTGGGCGCGGACTACGCCGTCGGCCCGACCCTGCTCTCCGAGTTCGTCCCCAGCCGACTGCGCGGCGTCCTCCTGGGCTCACTCACCGTGCTGTGGACCGTCGGCTACGTCCTGGCCAACGTCCTGGGCACCTACATCCCGATCAACGGCACCTCCGCGTACTGGCTGCTGGCCAGCGGAGCGGTGCCCGCCCTGCTGGTGCTGCTGCTGCGGATCGGTATCCCGGAATCCCCGAGCTGGCTGGCCGCCCGCGGCCGGGCCGCCGAGGCCGCGCAGATCCGCCGCACCTACCTGGGGCAGTCCGAGGCCACCGCCGCCGACGCGGAGGCCGCGGCCGCAAAGCAGCCGCCCGCCGCCCGGTACCGCGAGCTCTTCGCCCCCGGCCAGGCGGCCAAGACCTGGTTCGGCGTCATCTTCTACAGCGCCCAGGTGCTGCCCTACTTCGCGATCTACACCTTCATGCCGCAGATCCTGGCCACCTTGCAGATCTCCGGCGCCGACACCCAGAACCTGGTGCTCAACCTGGCCCTGCTGCTCGGCGGCGTTATCGGACTGTGGCCGGTGCAACGCCTGGGCCGCAGGCCGTTCACCATCGGCACCTTCACGATCCTCACGCTCTGTCTGGCGGCGATGGCCGTACTCAGCGGCGCCTCCAGCGGGGCGCTGATGGTCCCCTTCCTGATCTACACCTTCGTCATGGCCGGTGCCTCCACCATCACCCAGGTCTATCCGGCCGAGCTCTTCCCCACCGCGCTGCGCGGCTCCGGGGTCGGCTTCCTCAACGGCACCAGCAGGGTCGCTTCCGCCATCGGCACCTTCGTCCTGCCGGTCAGCCTGAGCCACTTCGGCGCGGGGTGGTCGATGGGCTGGATGGCGCTGGTGCTGTTGCTCGGAACGGTCGCCAGCCTGGCCTGGGCACCGGAGACCCGGGACACCCTCACCGCCGAGGACCTTCACCACTGACGCCCGCAACGGGCAGTCGCCCGCGGTGCCCGGCTCCACACACGGAGGGGAGGTCATTCATGTGCTCTTCCCCGTCCGTTGCCGGACATCTTCCTGTGTTTGCACTCATGGGCCTCATAACGTGCGCTCGATCCCCGCCGTCCCACCGTGTGGAGCAGGCGCATGTGCAGCCCCGTCAGACCCATGAGCCGCAGCCCGGAACCCGCCGCCGTACCTTTCTGCGCACCACCGGACTCGCCGCCGCGGGCGTGGCCATGACCGGGCTGGAGGTGGCGCCGCCCGCCGCTGCCGCACCGGCATCCGGCGCCACGGGCGCACCCGCCTGGCACCCCGACCCCGAAAGCCCCAGATTCACCCTCGCCGTCATGCCGGACACCCAGTACCTCTTCGACGGCGAGAGCATCCACCCGGCGCCGGTGGAGGCGTCCTTCCGCTACCTCCTCAGCCACGCACGCGAGGAGAACATCGTCTTCCTGTCCCACCTCGGCGACCTCACCGAGCATGGGAAGGCCACCGAATTCGGGCCGATCGGCCGGGCGTTCCGCCTCCTGGACGAGCGGGGCGCCGCCTACAGCGTGGTGGCCGGAAACCACGACCTCGACTCGTCCACCGACGACCAGCGGGGCCGCACGCCCTACCTGGACGCCTTCGGTCCCCGGCGGTTCCGCTCCGCGCCCTCGTTCCGCGGCGCCAGCCCGGACGGCTACAACACGTACCACACCTTCTCCGCCGCGGGCCGGGAATGGCTGGTGCTCGCCCTCGACTGGCGCCCGTCCACGAAGGGCATCACCTGGGCCCGGGAGGTCATCGCCCACCACCCCAGGACTCCGATCATCCTCACCACCCATGAGCTGGTCTACGCGGACCACGAGGGCGAGGAGGCGAGCTTTTCGACTTCGAGCAGCGCTTCGCCGGGTTCGCCCCCGTCGCGCCGCGGCCCGCCCGGCCCGCCTCCCGGCTGGTCATCCCCGGTACGGTGGCCTACTGGCGGTTCGACCAGAGCGGCCGGGACGGCGTGCCCGTCGAGGACACCGTCCGGATCTGCCCGCCGACTGGGACAGCGGACGCAACGGCTGGTCCGCGCCGCTCAGTCGGCGGGGCCGCAGCGGCGACGCCGGAAAGGCCGGCGGTGACACGGAGGAGCCGGTGGTCACCCTCTCGCTGTCCGACGGCCATGCGCTCCAGTGGGCCGTCTACCCTCTGAACCAGGACGGGGGGTCACCAACTGGAGCCATGAGCTGCCGCTGAACACCTGGTGGCATGGGGCGGTGGTGAACGACGGACGACACACCACGCTGTATGTGAACGGCTGTCCGGCGGCGCGCAATCCCTCGACCCCGGCGACCGGCCTCACCACCCTCGGGCTGCCGTGGCTGCTGGGCGGCTATGAGTACGGCGGGAAGATCGACCAGATCATGCATGGCTGGATCGGCGACGTCCGCCTCGTGGACCGGGCCCTCCCGGTCCGCGACTTCATGTCCTCCTGACCAAGGGCTCCGGGGGGCTCCAGCGGCCCTTCTGGGCCTTTCTGGAGCCCCCCGGAGCCCCGGGCTCAGTGCGTCAGGGTGTACCAGCCGGCGCTGCCCAGCGTGACGCACACGGCCCCGGCCCAGCGCAGCGCTTTGGGCGAGACCAGGAGGGCGAACCTGACGTGCTCGTCGACGTTGACCTCAAGCCGTCGCTGATGCCGACGGCTTCGGTCGGGTGCGGAAGGGGTGTCGTGGTCTCCACCGTTGGCCAGGTGCTGGTCGGCCGCGACAGGAGGATGGCTCTCATCGCGGCCGTCACCGGTTCCACCGGGGCCGAGATGTGCTTCGGCCATACGGGTATCTCCTTGGTCTTCGGGGCCCGCGGTGACGTGCCGGGGCCTGTCTGGTGAGGGATTGACGGGGTGTCCGGCTCCAACTGCCAGGAAGGGGGAACACCACGTCGGGACGTACGCCTGCTCGTCGACAGGTGTCGTGTAGTTAACGCAGCCACGCCCCCATACGCAACTAAACCCGCAGTAACCGCTGACCCGGTGTCAGCCGGTATCTGTCGGAGGGGGGCTCTACAATCCCGCTGCGCGCAGCGGACATTGAGTGGCTTATCTCCTATTGCCGACCATAGCGACTAAACTTACCGACGGGTATTTCGCAAGTTTGCGATAGGGAGCGCGCATAAATTCACTTAACGCGTCAGTTGAGCCCCCGTCGGTATGGCCAACGCCACACTCCGGGCGACGGCGAAGCACCCGAAGCCGGACCTACCGGCGCATCACCGGAGAGATTTCGCATAAGCCCTGCGTCGGGTGTGCGTACGAAGGGGTTTGGCGGGAGTTTTCAGGCCACGGGGCCGACCGGCCGCTCTATTCGCGTCTTGGCTCGAGGGGGTACGCGCAGTCTGCCTGATGTCCGCTCATTGCCGCTCGGTTTGGCAGTTTCCTGCAGGTCGGCTAAGTGATTGCCCAGGCGGACTATCCATGCCGGACGCAACGATGAGATCGCGAATGCAAATTCGACGCGAACGGCGCCGATGAAGCGATGGACAAACACTGTCATGGCCGGAAACCGCCGCCCCTCCCTTCCTGGCAGTTGGAGCAGGGGCGGCGGCCCTCACCAGACGTGGAGAACCACGCCTGCTCTTCTTCATCGTTGACCGCGCGGATCTGCGGGCAGCGTCGCTGTTCCGGCCTCCGCCCAGTCAACGACCGGATCGAGGATAGTGTTGTTCTGTAGGGTTCGGATGCACAACGAGGGTGAAATTTGTGTTATTCGCACCACTGTTTCGACTGTTCAGAAATATGAAAATCTGCGGCCGCGGTCCCGATCTCTGAGGGCGTTCTGATAGCGGAACCTCCGATCCTGCCGGTACAACGAGGTGCCGCCTGGTAAAGATGTGGGCGGTTTGCGCCACGGCTCCGATGTGACATGGGGGCAGCCGTTGTCCGAAAGCTCGGCAGTGCGAGCCGCTGTCCAATACCCCGGCCCAATTGCGGCGCGGCGGCCTTGAGCGAGCGCCGCGGTGCGGCTCATCGTTCGCCGACCTCGCCCGAAGTCACAGCCATGTCGTCGCCGGCCAGATGGCCACGGCCGCGGCGATGAGCAGCGTGATGTTGAGAGCGACCTGGCGGTCTCCGCGGCTCAGATGGACCCTGGTCGCGCCGATCTGGAGGACCACGAACCCGATGGCCGCGGCCAGGGCCAGCCAGGGCGCGATGCCGGTCAGTGGCGGGAGGATCAGCCCGATCGCGCCCAGCACTTCGATCACCCCGATGGCCCTGACGGCCGGCATCGGTGTGGTGTCCACCCAGGCCATCATCGGCCGGAGCCGCTCACGGCTCCGGACCACCTTCACCCCGCCCCCGTAGAGGTAGAAGAGAGCGAGCAGGCCGGCGACGATCCCATAGGCGACGTTCACGATGCCGACTCCGTCCTCTGATCGAAGTCGGTGGCGGGCTCGGTGGCGTAACGGCGCATCACCTGAATGTTCGTCCGCGGGGTCAGCGCCTGGCCGCCGGCGATCATGTCCTGCAGGTCCCGGAAGTACCGCACATACAGGTCCGGTGTGAACGTGCTGAGCATGACGGCCGGTTGGTCGGTCGTGTTGGCAAAGGTGTGCGGGGCTCCGGGCGGGACCATCACGAGCGTGCCCGCGGTCGCGTCGTAGTCCTGTTCTCCGACCGTGAACCGCACCGTGCCGGAGATGACGTAGAAACCCTCGTCGTGCTGGGCGTGGCGGTGCTGCGGTGGTCCGGGCGTGTGCGGTGCGAGGACGGACTCGGCGAGCCCGAGGCGGTGCCCGGTGTTGCTGCCGTCTTCGAGGATGCGCAGTCGCGTGGTGCCCAGGACGATCGTCTCGCCGTCGCCCGGGCCGACCACCGATACGGCGGGGTCGGCCATTGGCTCGCTGGTCTTCGGTTCATCAGTCACGCTTCGATTCCAGTGCCAGGGCCGGCGACTGTCCAAGACCCATGCTGTGCTGTCGATACCGTACGGGTATCGTTCCACCATGGAGCTACGGACACTGCGCTATTTCGTGGCGGTCGCCGAGGAACTCCACTTCGGCCGGGCGGCCGTTCGGCTGCATATGAGCCAACCGCCACTGAGCCGGGCGATCAAGCAGCTGGAGACCGAACTCGGCGCCGCGCTGTTCCGCCGATCGTCCGCCGGTGTCGCGCTCACTCCGGTGGGGGCGGTGCTGCTGGACGAGGCGCGCGGCCTGCTCGACCAGGCCGACCGGGTACGCGCACGCGTGGCCGCGGCGGCCGGCGCCGCCACCATCACCGTGGGCCTCCTGGCCGACAGCTCCGACCCGGGCGCGACCCGGCTGGCCGGCGCCTACAACCGGCGGCACCCGGCCGTCGAGGTCCACATCCGCGAGACCGACCTGACCGATCCCACCTGCGGACTGCACGCCGGACTGGTCGACATCGCCCTGACCCGCGGGCCGTTCGACGAGACCGGCCTGACCGTGCACGAGCTGCGCACCGACCCGGTGGGCGCGCTGCTGCGCGCCGACGATCCGCTGGCCCGCCGCGACAGCCTGAAACTGGCCGACCTCGCCGACCGCCGCTGGTTCCGTTTCCCGGAAGGCACCGACCCCCTCTGGCAGACGTACTGGAACGGCGGGGAACCTCGCCAGGGCCCGGTGGTGCGGGGCGTCCAGGAATGCCTGCAAGCCGTTCTGTGGAACGGCACGGTGGGCATGACCCTGGTGGACCACGAACCGGCGGCGGGGCTCGCCGTGGTGCCGCTGATCGACATGCCGCCGAGCCGTGTGGTGGCGGCGTGGAACGAGGACGACACGAATCCACTGATCCGTTCCTTCGTCCAGATCGCCATCGCCGCCTACCGCGACTGACCCACCGGCCGGTCACCGACTACGGCCGGTACGACACACGAGCGATGTCAGGCACCGTCCTGCTCCATCCTGACCAGGTGTACGGCTGTGCTGGCCCAGTCGCCGGGCCGGAGGTCCGGGTGGAATCCGTACGCGGCGAGCACGGTGGCATGGTGCACCTCACCGGTGCGGGTGTCGCGGTAGCGGGCGCCGGGGGTGAGCCCGCGCAGCCGTACCGGCAGCCGCGGGACTCCGTGGCGCGGGCCGCGCTGCCAGGCCAGTACCAGGGTCTCGGCGCCGTCCTCGGCCGCGTACTGCACCACGGTCGGCAGCTCGCCGTGCGGCCCGGACAGCCGGTACAGGGCGCCGTACTGGACGAGGTGGCGCACCCGCTTGTACTCGGCCACCAACTCGGCGCCCTCGGCGAGTTCCTCCTCCGACCAGCGGGTCAGATCGCCGCCGATGCCCAGCAGCCCGCACATGGCCACGTGGAAGCGGAACCGCAACGGCACGGTGCGGGAGGTGAGTTGATGGGGCACGTCGGTCACCCACGCGGACATCGTGCGCGCCGGGTGGAGCTGACCGAAGCCGTGCTGGATGACCAGACGGTCGACCGCGTCGGTGTTGTCCGACACCCACGCCTGGTCCGTACGGGTGAGGATGCCCAGATCGACGCGTCCGCCACCGCCGCTGCACGTCTCGATGCGCAGCCCGGCATGGTCGGCCCGCAGCCGGTCGAGGACGCCGTACAGATTGGCCACATAGCCCGTCCACAGCCGGTCGTTGCCGTCCGGGGGGCCGGGCCAGCCGGCCTCGCTGAAGGCGCGGTTCATGTCCCACTTGAGGAAGTCGATGCCGTGGTCCGCGACCAGCCGGGTCAGCCAGCCGTAGGCCCAGTCGGCGACGTCGTCGCGGGCGAAGTTCAGCACGAGCTGGTTGCGCAGCTCACTGCGGGCCCGGCCGGGGGTGTGCAGAACCCAGTTTGGGTGCGCGCGGTAGAGGTCGCTGTCGGGGTTGACCATCTCCGGCTCCACCCAGATGCCGAAGCGCATGCCCAGGCGGTGCACCGTGTCGGCCAGGGGGCCGAGGCCCTCGGGGAAGCGGTCCTGGGCGGGGGTCCAGTCGCCGAGCCCCGCGTGGTCGCTGCGCCGGGCCCCGAACCAGCCGTCGTCGACGACGTACAGCTCCACCCCCAGGGCGGCGGCCCGCTCGGCCAGCGCCTTCTGGTTCGCCTCGTTCACGTCGAAGCCGGTGGCCTCCCAGGAGTTGTAGAGCACGGGGGCCACCTCATGCCCGTGCGGCAGGACGTGGTTGAGCGTGTACGCGTGCCAGGCCCGGCTCGCCGCGCCGAACCCGCCGTCGGTGAACAGCCCGGCGAACACGGGGGTGATGAATTCCTCGCCCGGTGCGAGCGGTACGCAGGTGCCCTCGTGGCCGACGCCGCCGGAGAGCCCGGCGCGTCCGTCCGGTGTGCGCTGGACGGTGAGGCGCCAACTCCCGCTCCAGGCAAGGGCCGCGCCGAAGACCCGGCCGTGCTCCTCGCCCGCGTCGCCCGCGTCCACCATCACCCAGGGAGCGGCGTGGTGGCTGGTGATGCCACGCCGGCTGGTCAGCACGGTCTCCCCGTACGGCAGGTGTTCGCGGCGCAACTGACTCTCCGCGGACCACTGGCCGGTGACATGACTGAGCCGGTAGTCGGCCGTCGCCGGCAGGGACCAGGCGGCCGAGTCGGCCCGGACCAGGCTCAGGTGCTGGTCACCGTCGTTGCTCAGCACCGTCCAGCGCTCGATGACATCCGTGTCGTCCCGCACCCTGTAGTGGAGAGCGACGCGCAGCGGGTAGTGGCGGTCGCGGAATTCCAGCGAGAGTTCGTGGACGCCGTCGGACGGCGTGATGACGCGGTGTCCGGTCGGCTGCCACTCGAAGGCGCGGGAGCCGTCCGCGTAGCGGACCTGGAGGGAGGGCGTGCCGTAGCGGGTGCCGCCGTCGACCGGCAGTTCCTCGCCCACCGCGGGCCGTCCCTCGAAGCTGCTGGCCGCCTCCCCGGCGGGCACGACCAGCTCCTCCGTCTCCGGCAGCGTCAGCCGCGGCCCCCAAGCGAGGTGGCAGGGCGCGCCCGTCTCGTCGATGCGCAGGGCGTATGACGTACGGGGAGTGGTCAGCAGCCAGACCCCGGTGTCCGGGGCATGGGAGATCGTCGGCATCGGGCCTCACGTTCGGGAGACGACGGGGAGCGGCGGGTGCCGCCCGCGGATGCGGGGCGCTCGGTGACGGGGACGAGGATCGCCCCGTAAGCCAACGAGACCTTCGATCGCATGTCAACACCCCGTGTGTGGCTGGCTTTGGAGGTGAGATCGGGACTCACAGGCAATCCTCAGGAGATTCCTGCTTCTTTCATTGACAGCGGAAAATAAGGAGCCTAGGTTCCCGGCCATGGCCTCGCCCTCTGCCGTCGAGTCGTTCCCCGCGAACACATCGGCCGCCGCGCAGATCTTCACCACGGTCCTGTCCCAGGGTCCGCTCACCCGTATGGAAGTGGCCCGGCGGGCGGGGCTGTCGGCCGCGGCCGTCACCAAAGCGGTCCGTCCCCTGATCGAGGCCGGCTACCTGGTGGAGGACGTGGACGAGGACGCGCGCCCGGCGCTCGGGCGGCCCGCGAATCTGGTGCGGGTGGACGGCGGCCGTGCGCTGTTCATCGGGGTCAAGGTGACCGGAGACAAGATCATCGGTGTGCTCACCGACCTGTGCTGCCGGATCCTGGTCGCCCGGCACATCCCCCTCGCCGCCCGGGACCCCAAGGCGGTGCTGGGGTCGGCCACCGAACTCGTACGGGAGTTGCTCATCGAAGCGGACGGCCTCGGCGTGCGCGTCGCGGGTCTGGGCATGGCCGTCTCCGGCGACGTGGACCGCGCCGAGGGCGTCGTGCGCTACTCGCCCTTCCTGGAATGGCGCGATGTGCCGCTCGCCGAACTCGCCGCCATGACCACGGGCCTGCCGGTCACCGTCGACAACGACGTGCGCGCGCTGACCGTGGCCGAGCAGTGGTTCGGGGCGGGTGTGGGACTGTCCGGCTTCGCCGTCGTGACGGTCGGCGCGGGCATCGGCTGCGGCCTCGTGGTCCACGGCAGGGTGGTCGCCGGGGCCCACGGCGTGGCCGGCGAGATCGGCCACGTCACCGTCGACCCGGCGGGCCCCCGCTGCCACTGCGGCAACCGCGGCTGTGTGGAGGCCATCGCGAGCGACGACGCCATCGTCCGTCAGATGCGCGCGGCCACGGGGGTCCAGGTGGCCGACGCGGTCCAGGCCGCCGGACTGGCCCACGACGGCGTCGCCGGCGCACGGGAGATCTACGCGCGGGCGGGCGACGCCATCGGCCGTGGCATCGCCACCGTGGCCAATCTGCTCGGCCCCGAACGCGTGATCATCTCCGGCGAGGGCCTGGCCGCCTACGACCTCTTCGCCGACCACATCCGTGCCGCCTTCGCCGCGGCGGCCTTCGGCTCCGCGGCGCAGTGCGATGTGCAGACCCGGCCGCTGCCCTTCGATGAATGGGCCCGCGGCGCCGCGGCCACCGCCATCCAGTCCTTCATCAGGTCGGACGCGAACCAGCACATACGAGGAGCAGCCATGACGCAGCACGCCTGAACAGGACCGAGAAACACGGAGAAACACCGTGCCCTCCGCGACCCGCTCCCGCTCCCGTCGCGGACGCGGCGACCGCCGCTCCCTCGCGGTCGCCACCACCCGCCGCTGATCGCCCCGCCGGTCGTCGTCCGGCCGCCCGCCCCCGCCCCGATCGCGCTGTCATTCCCCGAATGGCCGCGAGCCCCCTACGTCGCCTGCCCCGGCGCCCGTTCACCGGCGCACTCACCCTCGGTTCGGGCAAGGCCCAGCCGTCGCCGCCGTCTCCCCGAACCCCGCCGCGTCCCTCCCCCGCCACCCCCTTCCCCGGACCACACCTCCAGAAGGCAGGACCCATGCGGTCATCCTCGTACCCCCTCATGCCCGTACGCGGTCTGAGAACCGTCGTCGTCATGGCCCTCGCCGCGGGCTTCGCCACCGCCGTCCCGGCGGCGCAGGCACAGCCCGGCGACGACAAGGCCACCCCGGCATCCCCGGCGAGCCCGGCCGCTGCCGCCGCCAAGCCCTATATGGGCTGGACCAGTTGGAGCATGCAGTCATCGAAGTACCCGGGCCTCAACCCGAACGGCGACTACAGCTACCTCACCGAGGCGAACGTCCTCAAGCAGACCGACGCCATGGCCGCCAAGCTGAAGAAGTACGGCTACGAGTACGTCAACATCGACGCGGGCTGGTGGCGCAACTACGCGTGGACGCCCGAGTTCGACGAGTACGGCCGGCAGAAGGCCGATCCGGTGCGCTTCCCCAGCGGTATGAAGTCGGTCGCCGACCACATCCACTCCAAGGGTCTCAAGGCCGGTATCTACCTGCCCGTCGGCCTGGAGAAGGAGGCCTACGGCGGGGGCAAGGTGCCGATCTGGAAGGCCGAGGGCTGTACCACCGCCGACATCGTCTACGACGACCTGCGCACCACCAATGGCTGGGACAGCGCGTACAAGATTGATTTCTCCCATCCCTGCGCACAGAAGTACATCGACTCCCAGGCCCAGATGTTCGCAGACTGGGGCTATGACTTCCTCAAGCTCGACGGTGTGGGCCCGGGCTCCTTCAAGAGTGGCGACAACTACAACAACGTCGCCGACGTGGCCGCCTGGCAGAAGGCGATCGCCGCCACCGGCCGCCCCATCCATCTGGAACTGTCCTGGTCCCTGGACATCGGGCACGCCGCCGACTGGAAGAAGTACTCCAACGGCTGGCGCATCGACACCGACGTCGAGTGCTACTGCAACACGCTCGTCAGCTGGGAAAGCTCCGTGGATGACCGCTGGAGTGACGCCCCCGCCTGGACCCGGCACGCCGGCCCCGGCGGCTGGAACGACCTCGACTCCCTCGACGTGGGCAACGGCGAGATGGACGGCCTGACCAAGGCCGAGCGGCAGAGCTACGCCACGTTGTGGGCCATCGCCAAGTCCCCGCTCTACACCGGCGACGACCTGACCGGGCTGGACTCCTACGGCCTGTCCCTGCTGACCAACCGCGAGGTCATCGCCGTCAACCAGAGCGGCAACGCGCCCGCGAAGCCGGTCACCCCGTCCGACCCGCAGCAGGTGTGGGCCGCGAAGAACAGCGACGGCACCTACACGGTCGCCCTGTTCAACCTCGCCGACAAGCCCGCCTCGGTGACCGCCGACTGGTCGACGCTCGGCTTCACCGGCAAGGCCGCCGTCCGGGATCTGTGGAACCACGAGAGTCTCGGCAGCTACAAGGACAAGATCACCCAGGCCCTGCCCGCCCACGGCTCCCGACTCTTCACGGTCACCCCGCGCGGCGACGCGCTCACCTGGACCGGCATCGAGGCCGAGTCGTCCGCGAACACCCTCAGCGGCAACGCCTCCGTCGCCGACTGCCCGGCCTGCTCCGACGGCCACAAGGTCGGCAACCTCTACACCGGCGGCAAGCTGACCCTCAACAATGTGGTCGTCGACAAGGCCGGCACCTACCAGATCAAGGTCGCCTACATCAGCGGCGATGCCCGCTCCGTCGCCGTGTCGGCCAACGGCGGCGGTGCCACGAGCCACGCCTTCCCCTCGACCGGCGACTGGTCCACCGTCAGCAGTGTCCACGTACCGGTGACGCTCAAGGCCGGCTCCAACACCATCACCTTCGACAGCGGTTCCGGCTACGCGCCGGACATCGACCGGATCGACGTACCGAAGTCCTCCTGAACCCCCGGGGCCCGGCCCCGGCCGGGCCCCTCGCCGATCTCAGACGCCTGGAGCCGCCATGAACCCCCGCCCGACCGACGCCGGCAGTGAGCCCAGCAGTGAGCCCAGTAGAGCCCCCGGGAGTGACGACCCCAGCAGGAGAACCGCGCTGTCCCTCGCGGCGACGGCCGGACTCACCGCCGCCCTCGGTGCCCTGCCCGCCTTCACCGCCTCCGCCGCGCCCCGGCGCCCGGCCGACACCCCGCCGCTCACCGGCACCTCACACGACCGGCTGTGGTGGCAGGCCCCCGGCGACGAGGGCTCCCTGATCGAGCAGGGCCTGCCGGTCGGCAACGGCCGCCTCGGCGCCCTCGCGGGCAACGACCCCGGCCGCGAACTCCTGCTGATCACCGACGCCACGATGTGGACCGGCGGCCTCAACGACACCCTCGACGCCGATGGTCAATTCCCCTACGGACGAGGCGACTTCGGCTCCTTCACCCTGCTCGCCCGGCTCACCGTGGACATCCCCGACCACGACCTGTCCGGCGTCAACGGCTACCGCCGCGGCCTCGACCTCGCGCAGGGCCTGGTCACCAGCTCCTACGTCCGCTCCGGTGTCACCTACCGGCGCCAGGTCTTCGCCAGTCACCCCGACGACGCGATCGTCCTGCACTTCACACAGAGCGGCGGCGGCCACTACACCGGCACCATCACCCTGGGGGGCACCCACGGCGAAAAGCCGTCGAACGCCGAGTCGTTCGGTGCGTCCTTCCCCAACGGGCTGCGGTACGGCGCGGCGGTCACGGCATACGGCAGCGGCGGCCGGGTCCGCGTCAACGGCACACGCATCGACTTCTCCGGCTGCAAGGACCTCACGGTGGTGGTCAGCGGCGGCACCAACTATGTGCCCGACGCCGAGCGCGAGTACCGCGACCCCTCCCTCGACCCCGAGAAGCTGGCCCGTACGAAGGTCCGCGACGCCGCCCGGCACTCGGCGGACACCCTGCGGCGCACCCATATCGCCGACTACCGCGGCTTGTACGAGAAGTTCACCCTCTCACTCGGCAGCTCCACGGACGCCCAGCGATCCCTGG contains:
- a CDS encoding MFS transporter, whose product is MAVHTEAADARTAGDRDAPPVPGTTSKEPLTGFHIRVTATTFGANFSDGYALGVIGAVLPALGTDMHLSGVWQGLLGASALIGLFFGSILLGRVADVIGRQKLYLYNFVLIAVASAAQFWAHSPLVLFLLRLAIGFGLGADYAVGPTLLSEFVPSRLRGVLLGSLTVLWTVGYVLANVLGTYIPINGTSAYWLLASGAVPALLVLLLRIGIPESPSWLAARGRAAEAAQIRRTYLGQSEATAADAEAAAAKQPPAARYRELFAPGQAAKTWFGVIFYSAQVLPYFAIYTFMPQILATLQISGADTQNLVLNLALLLGGVIGLWPVQRLGRRPFTIGTFTILTLCLAAMAVLSGASSGALMVPFLIYTFVMAGASTITQVYPAELFPTALRGSGVGFLNGTSRVASAIGTFVLPVSLSHFGAGWSMGWMALVLLLGTVASLAWAPETRDTLTAEDLHH
- a CDS encoding DoxX family protein, whose protein sequence is MNVAYGIVAGLLALFYLYGGGVKVVRSRERLRPMMAWVDTTPMPAVRAIGVIEVLGAIGLILPPLTGIAPWLALAAAIGFVVLQIGATRVHLSRGDRQVALNITLLIAAAVAIWPATTWL
- a CDS encoding cupin domain-containing protein, whose translation is MADPAVSVVGPGDGETIVLGTTRLRILEDGSNTGHRLGLAESVLAPHTPGPPQHRHAQHDEGFYVISGTVRFTVGEQDYDATAGTLVMVPPGAPHTFANTTDQPAVMLSTFTPDLYVRYFRDLQDMIAGGQALTPRTNIQVMRRYATEPATDFDQRTESAS
- a CDS encoding LysR family transcriptional regulator; the protein is MELRTLRYFVAVAEELHFGRAAVRLHMSQPPLSRAIKQLETELGAALFRRSSAGVALTPVGAVLLDEARGLLDQADRVRARVAAAAGAATITVGLLADSSDPGATRLAGAYNRRHPAVEVHIRETDLTDPTCGLHAGLVDIALTRGPFDETGLTVHELRTDPVGALLRADDPLARRDSLKLADLADRRWFRFPEGTDPLWQTYWNGGEPRQGPVVRGVQECLQAVLWNGTVGMTLVDHEPAAGLAVVPLIDMPPSRVVAAWNEDDTNPLIRSFVQIAIAAYRD
- a CDS encoding alpha-galactosidase encodes the protein MPTISHAPDTGVWLLTTPRTSYALRIDETGAPCHLAWGPRLTLPETEELVVPAGEAASSFEGRPAVGEELPVDGGTRYGTPSLQVRYADGSRAFEWQPTGHRVITPSDGVHELSLEFRDRHYPLRVALHYRVRDDTDVIERWTVLSNDGDQHLSLVRADSAAWSLPATADYRLSHVTGQWSAESQLRREHLPYGETVLTSRRGITSHHAAPWVMVDAGDAGEEHGRVFGAALAWSGSWRLTVQRTPDGRAGLSGGVGHEGTCVPLAPGEEFITPVFAGLFTDGGFGAASRAWHAYTLNHVLPHGHEVAPVLYNSWEATGFDVNEANQKALAERAAALGVELYVVDDGWFGARRSDHAGLGDWTPAQDRFPEGLGPLADTVHRLGMRFGIWVEPEMVNPDSDLYRAHPNWVLHTPGRARSELRNQLVLNFARDDVADWAYGWLTRLVADHGIDFLKWDMNRAFSEAGWPGPPDGNDRLWTGYVANLYGVLDRLRADHAGLRIETCSGGGGRVDLGILTRTDQAWVSDNTDAVDRLVIQHGFGQLHPARTMSAWVTDVPHQLTSRTVPLRFRFHVAMCGLLGIGGDLTRWSEEELAEGAELVAEYKRVRHLVQYGALYRLSGPHGELPTVVQYAAEDGAETLVLAWQRGPRHGVPRLPVRLRGLTPGARYRDTRTGEVHHATVLAAYGFHPDLRPGDWASTAVHLVRMEQDGA
- a CDS encoding ROK family transcriptional regulator, yielding MASPSAVESFPANTSAAAQIFTTVLSQGPLTRMEVARRAGLSAAAVTKAVRPLIEAGYLVEDVDEDARPALGRPANLVRVDGGRALFIGVKVTGDKIIGVLTDLCCRILVARHIPLAARDPKAVLGSATELVRELLIEADGLGVRVAGLGMAVSGDVDRAEGVVRYSPFLEWRDVPLAELAAMTTGLPVTVDNDVRALTVAEQWFGAGVGLSGFAVVTVGAGIGCGLVVHGRVVAGAHGVAGEIGHVTVDPAGPRCHCGNRGCVEAIASDDAIVRQMRAATGVQVADAVQAAGLAHDGVAGAREIYARAGDAIGRGIATVANLLGPERVIISGEGLAAYDLFADHIRAAFAAAAFGSAAQCDVQTRPLPFDEWARGAAATAIQSFIRSDANQHIRGAAMTQHA
- a CDS encoding alpha-galactosidase D, with the translated sequence MRSSSYPLMPVRGLRTVVVMALAAGFATAVPAAQAQPGDDKATPASPASPAAAAAKPYMGWTSWSMQSSKYPGLNPNGDYSYLTEANVLKQTDAMAAKLKKYGYEYVNIDAGWWRNYAWTPEFDEYGRQKADPVRFPSGMKSVADHIHSKGLKAGIYLPVGLEKEAYGGGKVPIWKAEGCTTADIVYDDLRTTNGWDSAYKIDFSHPCAQKYIDSQAQMFADWGYDFLKLDGVGPGSFKSGDNYNNVADVAAWQKAIAATGRPIHLELSWSLDIGHAADWKKYSNGWRIDTDVECYCNTLVSWESSVDDRWSDAPAWTRHAGPGGWNDLDSLDVGNGEMDGLTKAERQSYATLWAIAKSPLYTGDDLTGLDSYGLSLLTNREVIAVNQSGNAPAKPVTPSDPQQVWAAKNSDGTYTVALFNLADKPASVTADWSTLGFTGKAAVRDLWNHESLGSYKDKITQALPAHGSRLFTVTPRGDALTWTGIEAESSANTLSGNASVADCPACSDGHKVGNLYTGGKLTLNNVVVDKAGTYQIKVAYISGDARSVAVSANGGGATSHAFPSTGDWSTVSSVHVPVTLKAGSNTITFDSGSGYAPDIDRIDVPKSS